A genomic window from Pocillopora verrucosa isolate sample1 chromosome 7, ASM3666991v2, whole genome shotgun sequence includes:
- the LOC131771933 gene encoding protein lethal(2)essential for life-like: MQRQRSGSDERIHIVTLDVRNYSPDEVSLRVEGDILVVKAKHYSDGNFGFERSEFQRTYPVPQDADPASITSKISKDGYLTIEATRKIVKTEDDFALGGFETRAGEVARIDEKKFSVLLDVTNFAPEEIKVKVVGNELTVSASHESETEGHYTSQKFNRQFVLPKDVDMNSVVSRLTDEGKLLVEAERQALPPPKERFISIEKGKKD; this comes from the coding sequence ATGCAGCGTCAGCGCTCAGGTTCCGATGAAAGAATTCACATAGTTACTCTAGATGTGCGAAATTACAGCCCTGACGAGGTCAGTCTACGAGTTGAGGGGGACATCTTAGTCGTGAAGGCTAAACATTACTCCGACGGGAACTTTGGTTTTGAGCGCAGTGAGTTCCAGCGAACTTATCCCGTCCCGCAAGATGCAGATCCCGCTAGCATTACATCAAAAATATCCAAGGATGGTTATCTGACTATTGAAGCCACTAGAAAAATTGTCAAGACAGAAGACGATTTTGCGCTCGGAGGGTTTGAAACGCGCGCGGGAGAGGTAGCCCGAATCGATGAGAAGAAATTCAGTGTGTTGTTAGATGTGACAAACTTCGCGCCCGAGGAGATCAAAGTGAAGGTTGTTGGCAATGAATTGACCGTTAGCGCATCACACGAATCCGAAACAGAGGGGCATTACACTTCCCAGAAGTTTAATCGTCAATTCGTTTTGCCCAAAGACGTCGACATGAATTCTGTCGTGTCGCGTCTCACTGATGAAGGAAAACTTCTTGTCGAAGCCGAAAGGCAAGCATTGCCTCCCCCTAAGGAGAGATTTATCAGCATtgagaagggaaaaaaggacTGA
- the LOC131784547 gene encoding serine/threonine/tyrosine-interacting protein-like, translated as MQSSTNPECIPSLEFPEIPNKDELLDWTYSKRREMQEIVPGVYLGPYSAAMNSKLEVLKQVGISHVVCIRQNIEANFVRPNFPQHFKYLVLDVADSPTENIITHFPKVKTFVDSCLSSGGKVLLHGNAGISRSAALMIAFIMETYGLNYRDAFHYVQQRRFCINPNEGFVQQLMEYEPIYLANYQARKSGERLNQSGGVKRAHEDEPRDDMMDT; from the exons ATGCAATCTTCGACGAATCCAGAATGTATACCATCGTTAGAATTTCCCGAGATACCAAACAAAGACGAATTATTG GATTGGACCTACTCTAAGAGACGAGAAATGCAG GAAATTGTTCCAGGAGTTTATCTTGGTCCATACTCCGCAGCAATGAATAGCAAA TTAGAAGTTTTAAAGCAAGTTGGAATCTCTCATGTTGTTTGTATACGACAGAATATTGAAGCAAACTTTGTTCGCCCTAACTTTCCTCAACACTTTAA ATATTTGGTATTAGATGTAGCAGACTCACCCACAGAAAATATTATCACACATTTTCCTAAG GTGAAAACTTTTGTTGACAGCTGTTTAAGTAGTGGAG GAAAAGTTCTTCTCCATGGAAATGCTGGGATATCTAGAAG tgctgCATTAATGATTGCTTTCATTATGGAAACATATGGATTAAACTATAG AGATGCATTTCATTATGTGCAGCAAAGAAGATTCTGTATTAATCCCAATGAAGGTTTTGTTCAACAACTAATG GAATATGAACCAATTTATTTAGCCAATTATCAAGCAAGAAAATCAGGAGAAAGATTAAATCAGT CTGGTGGGGTGAAACGAGCTCATGAGGATGAACCAAGAGATGACATGATGGACACGTGA
- the LOC131784534 gene encoding peptidyl-prolyl cis-trans isomerase FKBP3, with product MAEVERSWTDQQLQSDEVSKKDIIKFLHEHASFEFLKEHKLNGKLNNIAKTSKKDHLIESYKQLFETKSYRKETDASLEDQLKEAAEKTAAMHISEKKKERKSSESKDSKKEEPKFSKKILKHGDKTSFASKGDRVSCFYTGKLENGVVFDSNISGAGAKKKSQGEGKPFIFQVGKGLVIRGWDEGLMTMSKGEKAELIIEPEWGYGKKGNIDANIPPQSKLIFEVELVDII from the exons ATGGCAGAGGTGGAACGATCTTGGACGGATCAGCAATTGCAAAGTGATGAAGTCTCTAAGAAAGATATCATCAAGTTTTTGCATGAACATGCTTCGTTTGAG ttTCTCAAAGAGCACAAACTGAATGGGAAATTGAACAATATTGCAAAAACCAGCAAAAAGGATCACCTCATTGAAAGTTATAAACAACTTTTTGAAACAAAG TCTTACCGCAAGGAAACTGATGCCAGCTTGGAAGACCAGTTAAAAGAGGCAGCTGAGAAAACAGCAGCCATGCATATCAGtgagaagaagaaggagagaaAGAGTTCAGAATCAAAGGATTCAAAGAAAGAg GAGCCAAAATTCTCCAAGAAAATCTTGAAGCATGGAGATAAAACTTCATTTGCCTCTAAAGGTGACAGAGTGTCTTGTTTCTATACTGGCAAACTGGAAAATGGTGTGGTGTTTGACAGCAATATCTCAGGAGCAG GAGCTAAAAAGAAGAGCCAGGGAGAGGGGAAACCATTTATTTTCCAAGTAGGGAAGGGACTTGTGATTCGAGGG TGGGATGAAGGCCTCATGACAATGTCCAAAGGTGAGAAGGCAGAACTCATCATTGAGCCAGAGTGGGGATatggaaagaaaggaaacatcGATGCCAA TATTCCACCACAATCAAAACTCATCTTTGAGGTCGAGCTTGTTGATATCATATGA